One window from the genome of Haladaptatus paucihalophilus DX253 encodes:
- a CDS encoding DUF7344 domain-containing protein: MSSTDGTPQELSEDLIFDVLKNRRRRYTLHYLKQQGRPVELSELAEQVAAWENDTTVEGLSANERKSVYTSLYQTHLPKLSDAGIVEYNQSRGIVELSDNAAQLEGYLRPQDEFPWIRYYLGLAIVSAILVFADFLGIPPFSAIPDKIWGVLIVAAFALSALVHYLRRRQLGTGERPPSAR, translated from the coding sequence ATGAGTTCGACTGATGGAACCCCTCAAGAACTGTCCGAAGATCTCATCTTCGACGTTCTGAAAAATAGACGACGACGGTACACGCTCCACTACCTCAAGCAGCAGGGCCGGCCGGTGGAACTGAGCGAGCTTGCTGAACAGGTCGCCGCGTGGGAGAACGACACCACGGTCGAGGGCCTGTCCGCGAACGAGCGCAAGTCGGTGTACACCTCGCTGTACCAGACACATCTCCCGAAGCTCTCGGATGCGGGTATCGTAGAGTACAACCAGAGCCGCGGCATCGTCGAACTCTCCGACAACGCCGCGCAATTGGAGGGATACTTGCGGCCACAGGACGAGTTCCCGTGGATTCGGTATTACCTCGGTCTCGCCATCGTGAGCGCGATTCTCGTCTTCGCCGACTTCCTCGGTATTCCGCCGTTTTCGGCCATCCCCGACAAGATTTGGGGCGTCCTCATCGTCGCCGCGTTCGCGCTCTCCGCGCTCGTTCATTACCTCCGACGTCGGCAACTCGGGACGGGAGAACGACCGCCATCGGCGCGGTAG
- a CDS encoding N-acetylmuramoyl-L-alanine amidase, with translation MTSRRNLLKTIGVAGTAGLGAAAFSGTAAAKPTVDWEVADSSNYTAANRGAAEIDWVIIHTVQGSASGAVSWFQNPDADVSAHYTVSESGYKYQSVSDINIAWHAGDWDYNQYSVGIEHGGYVSETYEDAQYRASAKLASWLCDQYGIPKQHPTSVPSDAANPANGGIIGHEQVPASSHTDPGSNWDWDYYIDLVNSY, from the coding sequence ATGACATCCAGACGTAACCTACTCAAGACGATCGGAGTGGCAGGAACGGCAGGTCTCGGTGCGGCCGCGTTCAGCGGAACCGCCGCGGCCAAACCGACGGTCGATTGGGAAGTGGCGGATTCGAGCAACTACACGGCAGCGAACCGCGGTGCGGCAGAAATCGATTGGGTCATCATCCACACCGTTCAGGGGTCGGCCAGCGGTGCGGTCAGCTGGTTCCAGAACCCCGACGCGGACGTCAGCGCCCACTACACCGTCTCCGAGAGCGGCTACAAGTACCAGAGCGTCAGTGACATCAACATCGCGTGGCACGCCGGGGATTGGGACTACAACCAGTACTCCGTCGGCATCGAACACGGCGGCTACGTCAGCGAAACCTACGAGGACGCTCAGTACCGTGCGTCGGCCAAACTGGCCAGTTGGCTCTGTGACCAGTACGGCATTCCGAAACAGCACCCGACGAGCGTCCCGAGCGACGCGGCGAACCCGGCCAACGGCGGCATCATCGGCCACGAGCAGGTTCCGGCCAGCAGTCACACCGACCCCGGCAGCAACTGGGACTGGGACTACTACATCGACCTCGTGAACTCGTACTGA
- a CDS encoding geranylgeranyl reductase family protein, producing the protein MYDFVVVGAGPAGSRFARRAADAGHDVLVLERGQVGTPLACSGHVSTDIWKFTPEGARDDLLQNEVYGARFHIDGPRSPEHPFYKDEVISNVIDRVGLDRTLARAAEDAGADLREGHSVSDVDEHGEYVDVTANTPDGTETFRGKMVVGCDGPVSRVRRELHLPEPGEKLQGVLGFTTDTHNGNFVDVHLTAPRFFAWRIPRGTAGVEYGLAAPPGENARELFDRFTADYGVETENFCAGMIPIGPARSVTAHRGFLIGDAAAQTKPFTGGGILYGMTAADHAVETVDPDDPATLADYERAWRGELKNEIRLGHWVRRAYSLPKPVQKVGLTAMEGEIGVHMDKPTSFFSTDHLRKLLSRSS; encoded by the coding sequence ATGTACGATTTCGTGGTGGTCGGTGCCGGTCCCGCCGGGTCGCGGTTCGCGCGACGGGCCGCGGACGCGGGACACGACGTTCTCGTTCTCGAACGCGGGCAGGTGGGAACGCCGCTCGCGTGCTCCGGCCACGTCAGTACCGATATCTGGAAGTTCACCCCCGAGGGTGCCCGTGACGACCTCCTCCAGAACGAAGTCTACGGCGCGCGCTTCCACATCGACGGCCCGCGGTCCCCCGAACATCCCTTCTACAAAGACGAGGTTATCTCGAACGTCATCGACCGGGTGGGACTCGACCGGACGCTCGCGCGCGCCGCGGAGGACGCTGGAGCCGATTTGCGCGAAGGACACAGCGTCTCGGACGTGGACGAACACGGCGAGTACGTGGACGTCACCGCCAACACGCCCGACGGAACCGAGACGTTTCGCGGGAAGATGGTCGTCGGCTGTGACGGTCCCGTCTCGCGCGTCCGTCGGGAACTCCACCTGCCGGAACCGGGCGAGAAACTGCAGGGCGTACTCGGGTTCACGACCGACACGCACAACGGTAATTTCGTGGACGTCCACCTCACCGCGCCGCGATTCTTCGCGTGGCGAATCCCCCGCGGGACGGCCGGTGTCGAGTACGGACTGGCCGCACCGCCGGGTGAGAACGCCCGCGAGCTGTTCGACCGGTTTACGGCCGATTACGGCGTCGAAACCGAGAATTTCTGTGCCGGGATGATTCCCATCGGCCCGGCCCGGAGCGTCACCGCCCACCGAGGCTTCCTCATCGGGGACGCCGCCGCACAGACGAAGCCCTTCACCGGCGGCGGCATCCTCTACGGCATGACCGCGGCGGACCACGCCGTCGAAACCGTGGACCCCGACGACCCCGCCACGCTCGCCGACTACGAGCGCGCGTGGCGCGGGGAGTTGAAAAACGAGATTCGACTGGGCCACTGGGTCCGCCGAGCGTACTCCCTCCCGAAACCCGTCCAGAAGGTGGGACTCACGGCGATGGAGGGCGAAATCGGCGTTCACATGGACAAACCGACCTCGTTCTTCTCGACGGACCACCTCCGGAAACTCCTCTCGCGCTCGTCGTAG
- a CDS encoding carboxypeptidase M32: protein MATEATAENTTYEEFLGKVKRISNVQNAAGILGWDQEVVMPEGGTPARSQQRSALSAISHELLTDDEMGELLDELESEDLDDEQAAVVREVRREYERATRVPGELVEEISRTTSEALPKWKKAREEDDFSIFAPTLEKLVELEREYADHIDPDKDPYEVLFEEYEPYLGIDTAEETLAELRDELVPLIEDVRESDVELATPFEGTYDAETQEELSRDVLDTLGYDWDRGRLDTAPHPFSSGTQFDARVTTRFDESDPLGALMSTVHEFGHATYTQGLPDDQYGTPLGQARDLTVHESQSRVWENNVGRSRAFWENFLPLVQERFADANGVPVDEMYQAANRVYEDNLIRVEADELTYHMHIVVRFEIEKALIRGEIEVDEVPELWNDKYEEYLGVRPDTDADGCLQDIHWSHGSFGYFPTYSLGSVLAAQLYAKADEDIDDLDGQIRAGEFDDFHDWLTENIHEYGCLYTTDDLIEHATGESFTAEYFLDYVTEKYGALYDLE from the coding sequence ATGGCAACTGAAGCCACCGCGGAAAACACCACGTACGAGGAGTTTCTCGGGAAAGTAAAACGGATTTCGAACGTCCAGAACGCCGCCGGAATTCTCGGCTGGGACCAAGAAGTCGTGATGCCCGAGGGTGGCACCCCCGCGCGGTCACAACAGCGGTCGGCCCTGTCGGCTATTTCGCACGAACTGCTCACCGACGACGAGATGGGTGAGCTGTTGGACGAACTGGAGAGCGAGGACCTGGACGACGAGCAGGCCGCCGTCGTCCGCGAGGTCCGACGCGAGTACGAGCGGGCGACCCGCGTCCCCGGCGAGTTGGTCGAGGAGATTTCGCGCACCACGTCCGAGGCGCTGCCGAAGTGGAAGAAGGCGCGCGAGGAGGACGACTTCTCGATTTTCGCCCCGACGCTCGAAAAACTGGTCGAGTTGGAGCGCGAGTACGCTGACCACATCGACCCGGACAAGGACCCCTACGAGGTCCTGTTCGAGGAGTACGAACCCTACCTCGGCATCGACACCGCCGAGGAGACGCTGGCCGAACTCCGCGACGAACTCGTCCCGCTCATCGAGGACGTCCGCGAGAGCGACGTCGAACTCGCCACGCCGTTCGAGGGCACCTACGACGCCGAGACGCAGGAGGAGCTCTCGCGCGACGTGCTCGACACGCTCGGCTACGACTGGGACCGCGGCCGTCTCGACACCGCGCCGCACCCGTTCTCCAGCGGGACGCAGTTCGACGCCCGCGTGACGACGCGCTTCGACGAGAGCGACCCGCTCGGCGCGCTGATGAGCACCGTTCACGAGTTCGGCCACGCGACGTACACGCAGGGTCTGCCGGACGACCAGTACGGCACGCCGCTCGGCCAAGCCCGCGACCTGACCGTCCACGAGTCACAGTCACGCGTCTGGGAGAACAACGTCGGTCGGTCGCGCGCCTTCTGGGAGAACTTCCTGCCGCTCGTTCAAGAGCGCTTCGCGGACGCGAACGGCGTCCCCGTCGACGAGATGTATCAGGCCGCGAACCGCGTCTACGAGGACAACCTCATCCGCGTCGAGGCGGACGAGTTGACCTACCACATGCACATCGTGGTGCGCTTCGAAATCGAGAAGGCGCTCATCCGTGGCGAAATCGAGGTGGACGAGGTGCCGGAACTGTGGAACGATAAGTACGAGGAGTACCTCGGTGTCCGTCCCGACACCGACGCCGACGGCTGCCTGCAGGACATCCACTGGAGCCACGGGAGTTTCGGCTACTTCCCGACCTACTCGCTGGGCAGCGTCCTCGCCGCACAACTGTACGCGAAAGCCGACGAGGACATCGACGACCTCGACGGCCAGATTCGTGCGGGCGAGTTCGACGACTTCCACGACTGGCTCACCGAGAACATCCACGAGTACGGCTGTCTGTACACCACGGACGACCTCATCGAACACGCGACGGGCGAGTCGTTCACCGCCGAGTACTTCCTCGACTACGTGACCGAGAAGTACGGCGCGCTGTACGACCTCGAATAG
- a CDS encoding M20 family metallopeptidase, translating into MDELVELTRDLVSIPSHEDETAAGDFIEEWLRSETDADVTRDDIGNVIARKPATDGDSDTSLALVGHHDVVPPDDSQADGEEYVVEERDGRLYGRGAADMKGAVAASMLAFRDADPSCDLVFASFVAEELGGDGARHAIEGGFSPDCAIVAEGSTNYSGPDVTDVVVAHRGRRASTVTAHGTAAHASEPEAGVNAIYRASDAVDVVRDCDVPTVSVLGNDLSGSVVATEIHGGSAWNVIPDTCEITIDERTVPGERADLDAVEDIEGVEWTVEQDLPPMECDDPDFADAVLAAARDAQDGDPEQVTKPHATDAGWLAQAGVTCVVCGASEPGEAHTKDESVGIGVLERCYRIYRTTAERL; encoded by the coding sequence ATGGACGAACTGGTCGAACTGACCCGTGACCTGGTTTCGATTCCGAGTCACGAGGACGAGACGGCGGCGGGGGATTTTATCGAAGAATGGCTTCGCTCCGAGACTGACGCGGACGTAACGCGGGACGACATCGGGAACGTCATCGCACGAAAACCGGCCACAGACGGCGACTCCGATACCTCTCTCGCCTTGGTCGGCCACCACGACGTCGTGCCCCCGGACGACTCGCAAGCGGATGGTGAAGAGTACGTGGTCGAGGAGCGCGACGGACGACTGTACGGCCGCGGCGCGGCGGACATGAAGGGTGCCGTGGCCGCGTCGATGCTCGCGTTCCGCGACGCCGACCCGTCATGTGACCTCGTGTTCGCCAGTTTCGTCGCCGAGGAGTTGGGCGGCGACGGCGCGCGTCACGCCATCGAGGGCGGCTTTTCGCCCGACTGCGCTATCGTCGCCGAAGGGTCAACGAACTACTCGGGGCCGGACGTCACGGACGTCGTTGTCGCCCACCGCGGACGGCGGGCGAGCACCGTCACGGCGCACGGAACCGCCGCGCACGCGAGCGAACCGGAAGCAGGAGTGAACGCCATCTACCGCGCCAGCGACGCCGTGGACGTCGTTCGGGACTGCGACGTCCCGACCGTCTCCGTGTTGGGCAACGACCTCTCGGGGAGCGTCGTCGCCACCGAAATCCACGGCGGGAGCGCGTGGAACGTCATCCCGGACACGTGCGAGATAACCATCGACGAGCGAACCGTCCCCGGCGAGCGCGCCGACCTCGACGCCGTGGAGGACATCGAAGGCGTCGAGTGGACCGTCGAACAGGACTTGCCGCCGATGGAGTGCGACGACCCCGACTTCGCGGACGCGGTGCTGGCCGCCGCCCGCGACGCGCAGGACGGCGACCCGGAACAGGTGACGAAACCCCACGCGACGGACGCCGGATGGCTGGCACAAGCGGGCGTCACGTGCGTCGTTTGCGGAGCTTCGGAACCCGGCGAGGCACACACGAAAGACGAGAGCGTCGGCATCGGCGTGCTGGAACGCTGCTACCGGATTTATCGGACCACGGCGGAGCGACTATAA
- the uvrA gene encoding excinuclease ABC subunit UvrA, which produces MSKDYIEVRGAEEHNLKDLDVKIPREEFNVVTGLSGSGKSSLAFETVYAEGQRRYIESLSAYARNFLGQMDKPQVENVEGLSPAISIDQKNAANNPRSTVGTVTELHDYLRLLYARVGTPHCPQCGREVGEQSAQNMVRRVLDLPEGTKAKIAAPVVRDQKGAFADLFDDLVSDGYSRVEVDGEEFDLTLDRPDLDKNYDHTIDVIVDRVKVSEEARSRINDSVETALEEAEGVMKLIVPNAPEDANLGSESRSTGDLAGDGDDRLVVEFSEELACTSCGIDFREIETRSFSFNSPHGACPECEGIGETKEIDEDLVVEDPSKQLKHVFEPWSYQRTYYRRQLDSVAEHFGVELTTPFEDLSEEVRQGFLYGTDEDVLFKWNTKNGIRRKEEPFEGVIPNLERRYVETDSDRARGHIEDYMAVTECPACDGTRLRPESRSVYVDGTSISEVNRMSIGDALEHFENLEANLTDRQNRIAEEILKEIRARLGFMEEVGLQYLTLDREASTLSGGESQRIRLATQIGSGLVGVLYVLDEPSIGLHQRDNDRLLNTLCELRDLGNTLIVVEHDEETMRRADNVIDIGPGPGRRGGEVVVQGDVEDVMAHEESITGDYLAGRKEIPVPEERRESDAHLTVRGARQHNLKDLDVEIPVGKFTAITGVSGSGKSTLMHDILYKGLAREMNDNTSVDPGEHDAIEGMENIEKVRLIDQSPIGRTPRSNPATYTGVFDYVRKSFAETKLAKQRGYEKGRFSFNVKGGRCEECGGQGTVKIEMNFLSDVYVPCEECDGARYNDETLDVTYRGATIADVLDMSVEEAHDFFEHDSRIRRRLKLLKDVGLDYMKLGQPSTTLSGGEAQRIKLAEELGKKDTGETLYLLDEPTTGLHHEDERKLVSVLQRLTDKGNTIAVIEHELDLVKNADHVIDLGPEGGEKGGEIVATGTPEEIARADDSYTGQYLRDKLPHVELDGPRADRPAPAAMDD; this is translated from the coding sequence ATGAGCAAGGACTACATCGAAGTGCGGGGGGCCGAGGAGCACAACCTCAAAGACCTCGATGTGAAGATTCCGCGCGAGGAGTTCAACGTCGTCACCGGCCTGTCCGGGTCGGGGAAGTCCTCGCTCGCCTTCGAGACGGTGTACGCTGAGGGACAGCGACGCTACATCGAGAGCCTGTCGGCCTACGCCCGGAACTTCCTCGGGCAGATGGACAAACCGCAGGTCGAGAACGTCGAAGGCCTGTCGCCCGCCATCTCCATCGACCAGAAGAACGCGGCGAACAACCCGCGTTCGACGGTCGGTACCGTGACGGAACTGCACGACTACTTGCGACTGCTCTACGCCCGCGTCGGCACGCCGCACTGTCCGCAGTGTGGACGAGAGGTCGGCGAACAGAGCGCCCAGAACATGGTTCGTCGGGTGCTTGATTTGCCCGAAGGGACCAAGGCGAAAATCGCCGCGCCGGTCGTCCGCGACCAGAAGGGCGCGTTCGCAGACCTGTTCGACGACCTCGTTTCGGACGGCTACTCGCGCGTCGAAGTGGACGGCGAGGAGTTCGATTTGACGCTCGACCGGCCGGACCTCGACAAGAACTACGACCACACCATCGACGTCATCGTGGACCGCGTGAAGGTCAGCGAGGAGGCCCGAAGCCGCATCAACGACAGCGTGGAGACCGCGCTGGAGGAGGCCGAAGGCGTGATGAAACTCATCGTCCCGAACGCACCCGAAGACGCGAATCTCGGGTCCGAATCCCGTTCGACGGGCGACTTGGCCGGGGACGGCGACGACCGACTCGTCGTGGAGTTCTCCGAGGAGTTGGCCTGCACGAGTTGCGGCATCGACTTCCGCGAAATCGAGACGCGGAGCTTCTCGTTCAACAGTCCGCACGGCGCGTGTCCCGAGTGTGAGGGTATCGGCGAGACGAAGGAGATAGACGAGGACCTCGTCGTGGAGGACCCGTCGAAACAGCTCAAACACGTCTTCGAGCCGTGGAGTTACCAGCGGACGTACTACCGCCGCCAACTCGATTCCGTCGCCGAACACTTCGGCGTGGAGTTGACGACGCCGTTCGAGGACCTCAGCGAGGAGGTTCGACAGGGATTCCTCTACGGCACCGACGAGGACGTGCTGTTCAAGTGGAACACGAAGAACGGCATCCGCCGGAAGGAGGAACCGTTCGAGGGCGTCATCCCGAACCTCGAACGACGCTACGTCGAAACTGACAGCGACCGGGCGCGCGGCCACATCGAGGACTACATGGCCGTAACCGAGTGTCCGGCCTGTGACGGCACGCGACTCCGCCCCGAAAGTCGCTCGGTGTACGTCGACGGCACGTCGATTTCCGAAGTCAACCGGATGTCTATCGGGGACGCACTGGAGCACTTCGAAAACCTCGAAGCGAACCTGACCGACCGCCAGAACCGCATCGCCGAGGAGATTCTCAAGGAGATTCGCGCGCGACTCGGCTTCATGGAGGAGGTCGGCCTGCAGTATCTCACGCTCGACCGGGAGGCCTCGACGCTCTCGGGCGGGGAGAGTCAGCGGATTCGACTTGCGACCCAAATCGGCTCGGGACTCGTCGGCGTTCTCTACGTGCTGGACGAACCCTCCATCGGTCTTCACCAGCGCGACAACGACCGCCTGCTGAACACGCTGTGTGAACTCCGCGACTTGGGCAACACCCTCATCGTCGTCGAACACGACGAGGAGACGATGCGCCGGGCGGACAACGTTATCGACATCGGTCCCGGCCCCGGCAGACGCGGCGGCGAAGTCGTCGTGCAGGGCGACGTGGAGGACGTGATGGCCCACGAGGAGAGCATCACGGGCGACTACCTCGCCGGACGAAAGGAGATTCCCGTGCCCGAGGAGCGTCGGGAGAGCGACGCACACCTCACGGTTCGAGGAGCGCGCCAGCACAACCTCAAGGACCTCGACGTGGAGATTCCGGTCGGGAAGTTCACGGCCATCACGGGCGTGTCCGGGTCGGGCAAATCCACGCTGATGCACGACATCCTCTACAAAGGACTGGCCCGCGAGATGAACGACAACACCTCGGTGGACCCCGGCGAGCACGATGCCATCGAGGGGATGGAGAACATCGAGAAGGTGCGACTCATCGACCAGTCGCCAATCGGTCGGACGCCGCGGTCGAACCCCGCGACCTACACGGGCGTGTTCGATTACGTCCGCAAATCGTTCGCCGAGACGAAACTCGCCAAACAGCGCGGCTACGAGAAGGGTCGCTTCTCGTTCAACGTCAAGGGCGGGCGCTGTGAGGAGTGTGGCGGGCAGGGCACCGTCAAAATCGAGATGAACTTCCTCTCGGACGTGTACGTTCCGTGCGAGGAGTGTGACGGCGCGCGCTACAACGACGAGACGCTGGACGTGACCTACCGCGGCGCGACCATCGCGGACGTGCTCGACATGTCCGTCGAGGAGGCCCACGACTTCTTCGAGCACGACTCGCGCATCCGTCGGCGGCTGAAACTGCTGAAGGACGTGGGACTGGACTACATGAAACTCGGTCAGCCGTCCACGACCCTCTCCGGCGGGGAAGCCCAGCGCATCAAACTCGCCGAGGAACTCGGCAAGAAGGACACGGGCGAGACGCTGTACCTGCTGGACGAACCGACGACCGGCCTGCATCACGAGGACGAGCGCAAACTCGTTTCGGTGCTCCAGCGACTGACGGACAAGGGCAACACCATCGCCGTCATCGAACACGAACTCGACCTCGTGAAGAACGCGGACCACGTTATCGACCTCGGTCCCGAGGGCGGCGAGAAGGGCGGCGAAATCGTCGCCACCGGAACGCCGGAGGAGATCGCGCGCGCCGACGACTCCTACACGGGGCAGTATCTCCGCGATAAACTCCCGCACGTCGAACTCGACGGCCCCCGTGCGGACAGACCCGCACCCGCGGCGATGGACGATTGA
- a CDS encoding PINc/VapC family ATPase — translation MNVVPDTSAVVDGRISQRVDDGDFAGATVLIPEAVVSELESQANKGEESGWDGLSELQRLADLADAGDIDLDYVGVRPGPEEQGYAHRGEIDALIRELADEHDATFVTSDLVQSEVAKAKGLEVEYIAPKTEDVGRLSIEDFFDEQTMSVHLRSRVPPMAKRGEIGEMHYQRIRDDPSTDEQLKEYAQEIIQSAKQSHDGFIEIDEPGMTIVQFRDYRIAIAEPPFADAWEITAVRPIVKTSLDDYEHADELRGRLLERQRGVLISGAPGAGKSTFAQAVAEFLADNDFAVKTMEKPRDLQVGPEVTQYTELAGEMEKTADSLLMVRPDYTIYDEVRKTNDFEVFADMRLAGVGMVGVVHATRPIDALQRLIGRVELGMIPQIVDTVVYIEAGQIEKVYDVRTQVKVPAGMTEEDLARPVILVEEFETGTPEYEIYTFNRQVVTVPLEEGDEKETGVSRLARQEIEREIQSVSRGHVDVDLQGQNKAVVYVDENDISYVIGKGGGRIDDIENRLGIDIDVRTHDEKPSSVGTTATTPKGDVVTPEITSRHIIIPLDGHAGETVEVQADGEYLFTATVGRGGDIQVSRGSAIAEELEYAIDRERQITVVSA, via the coding sequence ATGAACGTAGTGCCGGACACGAGCGCCGTCGTCGATGGCCGCATTTCCCAACGAGTCGATGACGGCGACTTCGCCGGGGCGACGGTTCTCATCCCCGAGGCCGTCGTCAGCGAACTCGAATCGCAGGCGAACAAAGGAGAGGAGAGCGGGTGGGACGGACTGTCCGAACTCCAGCGGCTCGCGGACCTCGCGGACGCTGGCGATATCGACCTCGATTACGTCGGGGTGCGCCCCGGACCCGAAGAACAGGGTTACGCCCACCGCGGAGAAATCGACGCGCTCATCCGCGAACTGGCGGACGAACACGACGCCACGTTCGTCACCAGCGACCTCGTGCAGAGCGAGGTGGCGAAAGCCAAGGGATTGGAGGTCGAATACATCGCGCCGAAAACGGAGGACGTGGGGCGACTCAGCATCGAGGACTTCTTCGACGAGCAGACGATGAGCGTCCACCTCCGGTCGCGGGTCCCGCCGATGGCGAAGCGCGGCGAAATCGGCGAGATGCACTATCAGCGAATCCGCGACGACCCCTCGACGGACGAGCAGTTGAAGGAGTACGCCCAGGAGATAATCCAGAGCGCGAAACAGAGCCACGACGGGTTCATCGAAATCGACGAACCCGGCATGACCATCGTCCAGTTCCGCGATTACCGCATCGCCATCGCGGAACCGCCGTTCGCCGACGCGTGGGAGATAACCGCGGTCCGACCCATCGTCAAGACCTCGTTGGACGACTACGAGCACGCGGACGAACTCCGCGGGCGACTCCTCGAACGCCAGCGCGGCGTCCTCATCTCCGGCGCACCCGGTGCCGGGAAGTCCACCTTCGCGCAAGCCGTCGCGGAGTTCCTCGCGGACAACGACTTCGCCGTGAAGACGATGGAGAAACCCCGCGACTTGCAGGTCGGCCCGGAAGTCACCCAGTACACCGAACTGGCCGGCGAGATGGAGAAGACGGCGGACTCCCTGCTGATGGTTCGCCCCGACTACACCATCTACGACGAGGTGCGCAAGACGAACGACTTCGAGGTGTTCGCCGACATGCGCCTCGCCGGTGTCGGCATGGTCGGCGTCGTCCACGCCACGCGGCCCATCGACGCGCTCCAGCGACTCATCGGCCGGGTCGAACTCGGCATGATTCCGCAAATCGTCGATACCGTCGTCTACATCGAGGCCGGACAGATAGAGAAGGTCTACGACGTGCGGACGCAGGTCAAGGTGCCCGCGGGCATGACCGAGGAGGACCTCGCCCGCCCCGTCATCCTCGTGGAGGAGTTCGAGACGGGAACGCCGGAGTACGAAATCTACACCTTCAACCGGCAGGTCGTCACGGTCCCTTTGGAGGAGGGTGACGAGAAGGAGACCGGCGTCTCGCGCCTCGCCCGACAGGAAATCGAGCGCGAAATCCAGTCCGTCTCCCGCGGTCACGTCGACGTGGACCTCCAGGGCCAGAACAAGGCCGTCGTCTACGTGGACGAAAACGACATCTCCTACGTCATCGGCAAGGGCGGCGGCCGAATCGACGACATCGAGAACCGCCTCGGCATCGACATCGACGTGCGCACCCACGACGAGAAACCGTCCTCGGTCGGCACGACGGCGACGACCCCGAAGGGCGACGTGGTGACGCCGGAAATCACCTCCCGCCACATCATCATCCCGTTGGACGGCCACGCCGGGGAAACCGTCGAAGTGCAGGCCGACGGCGAGTACCTGTTCACCGCGACGGTCGGCCGCGGCGGCGACATTCAAGTCTCCCGCGGCAGCGCCATCGCGGAGGAACTGGAGTACGCCATCGACCGGGAGCGGCAGATTACGGTCGTGTCGGCGTAA
- a CDS encoding DUF7344 domain-containing protein, protein MLPFEFRDSPDSSNLDSVFETFSDDQRRQLLCHLSESSDGTATVDELRDVLDGDSRRTETRLRHVHLPHLESLSLVEYDERSETVRYRETPLLEELLDCCFEHRTPQA, encoded by the coding sequence ATGCTGCCATTCGAATTCAGGGATTCCCCGGACTCGTCGAACCTCGACAGCGTGTTCGAAACCTTCTCCGACGACCAACGCCGCCAATTGCTGTGCCATCTCTCCGAATCGTCGGACGGGACCGCGACGGTCGACGAACTTCGAGACGTGCTCGATGGGGATTCGCGCCGGACCGAAACGCGTCTTCGACACGTCCACCTTCCGCACCTCGAATCGCTTTCGCTCGTCGAATACGACGAGCGGAGCGAGACGGTTCGGTATCGGGAGACCCCGCTTCTCGAGGAGCTATTGGACTGCTGTTTCGAACACCGAACGCCGCAAGCGTAA